TGCTGACGTGGCCCAGCGCCAGCAACGTGATTCCGGGGCAGGTAAGCTTGCCGAGCACAATTCTTTCTTCGCTATGCTGATCAAATGTTGGTTCAGTAAACTGAATCTTGGGGGTCCCGATGCCTGAGACAGGTGAACTTCACGGTGGACATCCGCGCCATGGACGACCAGGTGAGGGAGACTATCGTGACCAGCTTCTCGAGGCTCGCCCTCCAGAGATGCGACGACAGGCTGGTCGACTGCAGAGTCGAGCACAAGGTGAGCAGAAGTGCAGAACCGGGCACCCGCCGTGAATGGTTGTCAACTAACCGATCGAGCTGATGATCTTGTGATGATTTCACCTGGCAGCACTCGGCGCCATCGACGCTCTGTGACCCGGAGCTGACCTCCCAGCTGAAGCTCGCGGCGCGGTCGGCCGTGTCGGCGATGCCGGGGCGCTCCGTGGtgtccgccgccgctgcggaGACGCCCGTGCTGATGAGCGGCGCGGGGCACGACGCGATGGCAATGGCCAAGCTCACAAAGGTAAGAGCATGCACGACGTAGCTAGCTGTAGCATGCGCGTGGATCAGTTGATCGATGGCTCGTGTTTGTAACTTTACAGTGGAGTTCACACACTCCGGAACCCCTGGTTGCAGGTCGGGATGCTGTTCGTGCGGTGCCGCGGCGGCGTGAGCCACTCGCCGGAGGAGTCGGTGATGGACGACGACGTGTGGGCCGCGGGCCTCGCGCTGGCCAGCTTCATCGagcaggcggcggtggtggcgaaGGTGGCGGAGGTCGTCGAGCAGAACGCGGTGGTGGCCGAGTCGTGATGGTGACGATTCTTTCGGGGGTAGGCCGGTAGCCTGCAACTGTAAATAGACTGTTCGTTGTTGCTACATTGCAATTGGACAGGAATAAAAAAAAGGAACAGTTCTCTTCGTTGAGACCGTAAGGAGGCCGGTGCTCTCAGGCCCACGTGCCGCTCATCCAGAGAGCCGGGCCACGGATGGAACAGATGGGCCGTGGGCCGGGACCACTCGACACGATCAGGCGGCCCGCCGGCCCCGCAGCCAGAGGGCTGGGCCGCCCCGTTCGTATGATTGTGTGTAATAGCGGGCTTTCGTATGACATTTTTTGTGTAACATATTTCAGTGAAAACTCAAATTTATATAGTTCATAAGAACCACGCTGTGTCCGGAGTTTCGATCTCCAGAACTGAAAACTTTTAACGGCACTGCTGGAAAGTGCCCGGACGTTAGAATTTTTCAACAGACAGTCCGTTGCAACAttaataaataataattataatATCAGAAATTAACGTTTGCGAtataaaaaaattatgtataCAAATTACTCTGATATCCGATTCGATGATGGAAAATTACCACTGCAAAATTAACGTCATGTTTTATGCAACATCCACTATGcaatataaataaataatagTTGATCTATTGCAATATAGGCTGGAGCATCCGATTTTTCTCCACATCGGACGCCTAATACTAGCATTGCCTTTTTTTCGAGGAGAACTGAAAATTGAACGAACTGATTAGAGCAGATGTATGCCACCCATGCCATTTTTTTTTCGTCAGCCTATTGGGAATCCAATAGCTACGTTCTATTTTCCTTTTCTATGTTTTTTCTCTAACAATTCTCATTTTTTTAGTAGAAATCCAATAGCCACAGTAGTTTTTGCCTATTGGCTATTGTCGCTGCAGCCGCAACCAGCGTAACCCTTGACCACTAGTCTCACTAGCGCAGTCCATTAACATGGTTCACACTGCCAAAGGGTCTCTAACCTATGTAGCACCCAACGCGTCTAGGTTCTATTTCTGGCGGGAATGaattaaaaatatattttgattaaataaaagttgtataaAAACTAAACGGAGCCACTAGTGCCGTAATATTGGAAATTAATTACTGCAATATTCAAAATCACTACTTGCAACGTTATAAAAATATGTATAAAAATAATTTTGTCATCTGATTCTATGATAGAAAATTCTCGCTCGCAACATGATATAGTATTTCATGCTACATCGTATAAGAACAACAATGTGTAGATATAGAGTTACGTAACATCGACACCTACCTTTTGCAACATTTAGAAATTATAATTGCGATATTTTTAAACTACAATTGCAACatttaaaaaatatatttcttaaaaaattaataaaataaatagatttGATTAGATTAAAAAGATGTAACATGGCAAATCAACTATTGAAACATACATAATAAAATTTATGCAATAAGAATATTTTAGTTGTTGCAACATCATCTCACATCTCAAACATACTGTTAATGACCATTGCAACATCACAGGTCGACCCATCGAACAATCTTAAAACAACTATTGCAACATCAATAATCAAATGAAACTCCCGCTGCAACATCATCATATCCCTATCGTAACAAAAAGCATGTAAAAAGGTCCACACATTGATCATTGAGGTTGGAGTGACTTTTCTCGCTGCAACATCAGCTTATACTTATAGCAATAAAATTATATGTAAAAAATTACCACTGCAACATCAACGTGCTGGTTTGGGGTATCTGATTTTTTTAGCATCTGGACGTTCTGATGCTAGCATTACCGAGAACTAAAATAGGTAGGGACCTCCTCTACGGACTTCGGACAGAAAAACATGGTTCACAGTTGCGGTCGGCAAAAGAATTCGAGATTCTAGTCAGAAACCTTAACTTTAGAATCTAAAGTACCGTTTGGAGTGATTACGGCTTATTTAGAAACGTAACTATTACTGCTACTAAAATGAAGCCACTATATGAGCCCAACCCTGCCAAGAATACGCGGAAGGCACGCGCAAAACTGTCACCTCCAAACAAGCCCCAGGCTCCAAGAGCTGGGTGGGGGAATCGGGAGAGGTATGGTCGTGGGCGGAAGGATTGCCTGCCGGACTCGCACAATCCACAGGTCCGTCCAAATCATGGGGCCGTCTGACCAAAAATGCCCTGCCAAGATTCTCCCTCTTTTGTAGCCAAACAAAAAGGTTCCCTTCCTTCTCGTTTCCCTGCTGCAGCtctgtgcgtgcgtgcgtgcaagTGCAACGCTAGCCGCTGCAACGGGGAGAAAGAAGGCCAAGCAAAAGATCACTGAGATCATGGGTGCGTGGCTGTATCCAGGGATCGATCCGGATGCGAGAGAGGCGCGTCGTCGTAGCTAGGTATACGTGGGCGTGTCAGTGTAGAGAGAGTATAGCCGGCACCCGGCAGCTAAGGCAATACGTACAGCAACCTCATCTTCTTGTAGCGTGAGTTGCGGAGCTATACTGTCGCAGGTAGCTAGCTAGGCTAGCGTAGTTATTGGTGGACTAGTGGTGCGTAGATCAACTGCAGCTACGGCGACGAGATGCACTGCTGGCCGGCGCATGCTTGTACGTCGAAGCTAGTGATGAATGCGATTGGTGGCAATATCTGCCCACGGCGACAGCTGATGGTATATGATCTGAACAAATTTAAAAATATTTACGTGTGAATATATAGCCTCTCTTTTGGACTAAATGATGAGCATTGCCGGATCTAATTAAGGCTGTATGTACGGAGAGAAAAGTCTAATTTACATTTTCGAACTATCGTAAAAGTTCGATTTTTAATTTTCAACTATAAAACCGGATAATACCGGATAATATAGGTCATCCAACTATCGAAACCGTGCAATTTAACCCTTTGGGTGTTTTCAAAGgtgattttttattttataaaaattaaaatatacaattttaaactaaaaaattcataagtaatttattttaaataaaaatacGAAATGGGTATcaaaaattttctaaaaatataacatATCTATTGACACTCTACTTATCAGTTATTCGGATCCAAATTATTTTGGTTGTTTGGTTGCTTATAGTTATATctattattttttaataaaGAAGTTTCAAGtagagcaataatagataggttacatttttagaaaatatttatactagtttcatattttttatgATTTAAAATggattagttttgattttttaatctaattagatttttttattttttttaaaaaaatacaaaaccacctttgaaaccaTCCAAATGGTCAAATTTGCACAGTCTCGATAGTTGGATGGCCTATGTTATCCGGTTTCATAGTTGAAGGTTAAAAGTTGAACTGTTGCGATGGTTTGAGGGTGTAAACCTAACTTTTCCCATATATAGATAATGATGCCATTTTTCACATGCCTGAAACGGACATATTATTATTTGACCATTCTAATACATCCACGTGAAATAGATCATCCAACCATTCATCTTCTTCCTGCCACGCCGCTTTTTCTTTTGCCCGTGACGCGCTCCCAAAACTCTGAAACCCTAACCTATCCCAGCTGCCACTCACCATTGCCGGCACTTCATTCTAAGCTGTCAACTGAAATTTCACAAATCTGATATGCTTGGCGTGCCCATTTTTAAGCATCTAGGAAACAATCTAGAAACAAAAGAGAGGCTTGGCTCTTACATAAAGTCATTACTCAATCAAAACTTCTATTTTACTGTAGTACATACATGGATAATTTGCATCATATTCTATTTTGAGTAAAGTGCATGGTCGGTCCTTAAACTCATCCCACTGTGTCACTTAGATCTCTATACTCTCAAATTGCAGATCCGACTCTCTAAACTTAGCTTCAGATGTCATTTGGGTCCATATATTTTCAAAATGCAGATGTGAGCCACTAAACTTGGCTTCAGGTGTCATACGGGTACATGTACTCTTCAAATGCAGTGTCATCTCACAAATAAAGCATGATATAATAAAATATTATGCTTTCAAGCCTATAATTATTTTATTGCCTCATTTTCTAACACGTTTTGTTACCCCTTTAGTTTCTCCTAATATTTTGTTTCGTATTTCACGGTATTCATAAGTTGCTGCTATTTGGTAAGAGCAGTTAAATGTTATTTAAGTTTGGATGATCTTCGGATATAAAGACCAACCATCATTTTGACTCTCAAATTAAGATATTCATTCCAAATTAAAATATGGTCAAATTTTTTGGAATCGTACTTATCAATATCCTATACACTCTTCAGTTAAATTAATTATATTTTACGATAGTTGATGCAtatctattaacaaaagttttATCAATTTAATTGAGATGGCACTGCATTTTAAATGCATAGGGATCTAAATGACACTTGAAGCCCAGTTTGGGGAGTAGAATATGCATTTCAAACGTACATGGACCTAAATGACACCCTAGGATAAATTTGGCTAAATTTAGGTATTCAAATCTGCAATTTGAGAGTACAGGGATCTAAGTGACACAGTCGAACAAGTTTAAGGACTAGCCATGCATTTTACTCTTCTATTTTTTTTATTCTATAAAATGGACATGATATGAAAGTATTTTCAAGTATACATTTGTAAGAATACAAAATTTGCTTCTAATTATTAGGCTTCCATTGATCAGGATTACAAAATTTAAATGTGCGAACGTCTTAAAAAAGAAGAAATGGAAGAAGTATGGTCCTGCTCTATTTTCAACACCAAAGAAAGTTATGGTTGAATAGCTACCAGTAAGGTAGATGCTTGCACATGCATAAAGCTTTGATGAATTGAAGATCTAAATCGTTCTGGACTGACATTCCTACTCTCTTAGCTTACGCCTGATGACAAGCACGAAACTGTACCcacatccatccatccatcgatTTTCTTGCTAGCTATCGTGTCAGGTTCAGCGTTCAGGCCCGCGAGACCTGGAACGGATGACTGATGAACTGAATGAACCGTCGTCTGTCCCAGGAGTGGCGTGAAGTCTTGATGCGTAGCTAGAGCCTAGAGCAGAGCTGCCGGTGCCGGGCGTGTGCAAGCGCGCGGCGGGCGTTTCAGAAAGGGCTTGGCACTGCGCAGAAATGGAAACGGGGTGTCGCCGGGACAAGCAGCAGGGGGACGCAACGCCACGCCCGTCGCCGCGACAGGGACGCGAGAGCAGGAGTGGCAACAGACAGATCGCATGATGCCTCGGCGACATGTCAGGCCGGTTGGCTAGCTACTGTCCATGCTGTGTGCCCGTCACCTCGACCATGGCCTTTTGACATACAAGCTCACACCCCACCTTCTCCGTCTCAGCTCGAGCAGCCTTTTGGAAGGGAAAGGCTGATGCTTCTGTGTGTGTTGGCTACTCCACGTCAACTCGATCGAGGAGCTAGCTCTAGCTCCTGCATGGCCTAGCCACTACGCTCCTGCGCTTCCATTACACTAGTACTGGCTAGCTAGCCTTGCTGTCCACCGTAGACGCAACAAAAATTTTCAGAGCAAGCGCCTCTCCAGATAAGGGTGACAAATGCAACTAGTGGCATAATCGTCATCATGCATTTTCAATTCAGCAAAATCTCCACGAAAAGAACGATAGGAATAGATGGCGATAGCATGCAAGGGAACACAGATAGTTTCGAATAGCTAGTGGTAGTAAAGGGACGGAAGAACTTTAATAGTACAGAGGATTATACTTGTCAGTTATTTAAATTTAATTTTTAGCTAGTGTCAGCCAAGGAACGGAGAACTTTAATAGTGTTGTGGCACTACTACTTGGTTATTCAGATCCAACTTTTTTATTTTCATAGTATTTGGTGATTTGTAGTTATGCttattatttttaaataaataagattcaaatagagtaataatagataggttatattttataaaaaattgtactagtttcatatttttctgatttaaaatgaattagttttattttttaatataattataatttttataatttatttaaaaaaataaaaccaCCTTCGAAACCACCATAAAGATCAAATTTACCCAATTTTAACAGTTGGATGATCTCTTTTATCCGATTTTATAGTTGAAGGTGGAAAATTGAGGTTGTAAACCGTACTTTTTCCCTAATTTTTAATGGTATCGAGTAAATTTTCTCCTATCATAAATTTGTGCAGGCAAGCCCGATGATTATCAACTGATACCATAGATCTCTTCATCGGGGAAAAAGAAACTGATCTCCTAAACCCACAAATAAGACATTTAGTGTGTGGGTTTTAGACGTCAGTTCATGATTAATGGTGTTAAAAAAATATGTGTATAGATCACAGTACAATACCTCGCGTCTGCACATTTCTGCTTGGTATAGTAGGGTAGGTTACTGATCTTGAGATCATCGTATGCAGATCCTATAGCTAAATTTTAGCTTATGCCCTATCAAATATTTGATTATTAATTagaatattaaatatagattaattataaaactaactgaTGGAGGCTAATTTGCGATAccaatctattaaatctaattaatctataatttaaCAATTACAATAAATATGCCCTAATTAATTTATGATTTGACTATATAGGCGTGTTGTTCGTGCAATCGTGTCCTGGATTTCAGCAACACATGAATGAATTCAAACGTCCAGATTGCTTGCTCATCAGCCTCTGCCGTCTGCCCTGCTGCTGCCAACGTCTTCACGATGCCTGTATTGTGTAGATGCATAGAATGACAGGACAACAAAGGCTAGCAAAGCCTATGACTGCCTACCCGGCCAAGCTATCACAagacatgcatgcatgcccACAAGTATCTAACATCCTCCAACAAATTCCACATAATTTAGCAGAGAATGTGCAAGCCCGGTTTGCTCAGATTGATTTGGGATAGATCTCTTCTCAATCATATGCGATTCCGTTCCAAAAACCAGCTTCCGTGTCCGTTTGGCTGCAAGTTGCAACCTTTGCAGGGCTAGCTCACATGAAATCCCTCAGCATACCCTGCTCCTGCTGCTTGCTTATCATCAGCCACCTTTTGCCCTCTCCAGCTACTTCACTGCTTCACACCGCCTGCAGGCTTGCAGTAAGCTCTCACTCCGATCCCCAGCTCGATCGATCTCCCACGTGCATACTCCAATCCAGTCACCTTTGCAGGGCAGCATGATGCACCAGCCTCCTCACCACCTGCCGCGCCTCctcccgtcgtcgtcgtcctcgtctGAGACGGCGGAGATGGACCCCCGCGTGTGGCGCCGGCTGCCGCAGCCGCTGGTGGACCGCGTGCTGGCGTGCCTCCCAACGCCGTccttcctccgcctccgcgccgcctgccgccgcttCTACAGCCTCCTCTACTCCTCGCCGTTCCTCCATTcccacctcctcctctccccgcacCTCCCCTTCTTCGCCTTCGCCGTCCCGTCCGCGGGGCACCTCTCCCTCCTCGATCCCACCAGGCAGGCGCCCTCCTGGTCCCGCCTCCCGCTGCCGCTGCCCGCGCCGGGAGCCGGGCAGGCGTTCTCCCCGGCGGCCGCGTCGGCGGGCCTGCTCGCGTTCCTGTCGGACGCGTCCGGCCACAAGACGCTGCTCCTCGCCAACCCCATCACGCGCCTCctcgcgccgctgccgctctgccCGAACGCGCGCCTCTCCCCCACCGTGGGCCTCGCCGCCGGTCCCACCTCCTTCATCGCCGTCATGGCCGGCGACGACCTCGTGTCCCCCTTCGCGGTCAAGAATATCTCCGCCGACACCTTCGTCGCTGATGCCGCCTCCGTCCCGCCCTCCGGCTTCTGGGCCCCGAGCTCCCTCCTACCCCGCCTCTCCTCCCTTGACCCCCGCGCCGGCATGGCCTTCGCCTCTGGAAGGTAGATCCCGAAGCGCACATGTGATGTGCTATCAATTTGTCCACTCATACACATGGGCACACACCTGCGCACGACATGAACTGATCGCATGCAAGTTCAACTGGTGGTTGCTGCAGGTTCTACTGCATGAGCTCGTCGCCGTTCGCGGTGCTTGTGTTCGACGTGGCGGCCAACGAGTGGAGCAAGGTGCAGCCGCCGATGAGGAGGTTCCTGCGGTCGCCGGCGCTCGTGGAGCTCGGTGGCGGGAGGGAGCGCGAGGCGAGGGTGGCGCTGGTCGCGGCCGTCGAGAAGAGCCGCCTCAGCGTGCCACGGAGCGTGCGCGTCTGGACGCTGCGCGGCGGTCATCAcgggggagcggcgggcggcggcggcgcgtggacCGAGGTGGCGCGGATGCCGCCCGACGTGCACGCGCAGTTCGCGGCGGCCGAGGCCGGGCGCGGGTTCGAGTGCGCGGCGCACGGCGACTTCGTGGTGCTGGCGCCCCGCGGGCCCGCGAGCCCCGTGCTCGTGTTCGACTCGCGCCACGACGAGTGGCGGTGGGCGCCGCCGTGCCCGTACCCGTACGTCGGGGGGATCGGCATCGGCGCGGGGTTCAGGGTGTTCGCCTACGAGCCCCGCCTGGCGACGCCGGCCATCGGCCTCCTCGACGCCACGGCCCCGGCGGCCTTGCATGGAATGCAGGGCTAGCTCGGTGCTCCTAGCCTGCGTGTGTGGCTGCATGGCTTGATCAATGGCACCATATGCATTCTCTAGATAATGGAAATCATCATCAGGCCACTGCATCCTCAGATCAGATGGAAATCATCAAGCCTCTGCTGCATCCTCAGATCAGATGCAATTCTCCTAGAGCGTGCTAGTAACTGGTAAGCTTAGCAGCGAGGTGTTCCATGCATGTTTTGATCGATGTTCCTCGTTGGTGGTAACTGAGCGCTATTTCATGATTTATGTATGAGAATTAGTAGTATTTTTATATTTGCAATTTGCTTACTGCAAAAGTGTTTGCAATCTAAAATGGACCTTTCTACTAGAGTGAAGTCTTATCTCCAGAGTCCAGACTCTGGCTTGGAAGTGGTTTCGTTCTGTGGCCAATGAACTAGCTTGTGGTGATGTGGTCTGCTGGAGCTAGCCTCCTTCGATCATGTGcgtattttctgtgtcttgtcgTGAGCTGGTCTCAGCTATGCTGTTCTTGTCATGAGATCATCTGACGAAGTCTATATATACATGTTTTCTGATAATATCGTTCTGAAAGATGTGAAGATTCATTCATAAGATATGCACAGCATACTACTTAGCTAGCTTGGAAGCTATGTTGTTCTTCTTGTCATGATATCATCCTGACGAAGTCTATACATGTTTGCTGATAATGTCGTTCTGAAAGATGTGAAGGATCATTCATAAGATATGCATACTACTAGCTAAAAAGCTATGCTGTTCTTGAAATGCATTCCCCAAACCATTGGCCGGTCCCATGGCATATAGCATCAGGTGTCAATGCCATGGCAAGACGCTGAGATTAGTTAGTTAGATCACGTCGCAGAAGCCCTTTTCATAGAATTCAGTAACAATATTTTGTGCTTGCTCGAAGACAAAACACTTATCTTTTACCCCAAAAGAACTATGTGTATTGGCTTTCAAATCAGTAGACTATGAATCTGCTGAGTGGCTTTGAAGTTGGAGATGATCAAGTGATTAGAAATTCAGCTGGCTAGATTAATTCTGATGAGTTAGGTTTTAAAACAGATACTATCCGTCCACCTTGGGAGCATCTCCCATCATGAGCTGACAGGATTTCTCATTTCTTACACTAGATATATAAATCTGTATGCTTATGGAAAATATAATGAGGTGGAGATAGATCGTTCCATTCACTCCTAAAACCAAACACGTGTAACAGTCTGGAGATGGGAATACCTGCAATCCGACCAGCATCTCATCTCCCTAGCTAGTTTTCCTCATTGCTATATATAAAGGTCCGCTAAAAAGCATCTGAAGGTTTATTTGAAGCAACTCCGAGTTGCTCTTTTAGTTTCAGAAAACCATGCTTTGAGCTTCTTTTCATCAGCTGTATCAGAATATTCAGAAACTTCCCCCAGCAAATCTTCATATGCAGTTGTCTCAAGAAAATCATTTCATGTGTCCCAAGGCAACTAGCATATATCTACCTTTATTATCTTGAAAACCTCTGAAAAGCATATGCAACAAAGATCAGGCCGGGATGATACATGGAACTGCATGTGTACAGTGGGACTATTTTTGGCAATGTACAGTAGAACGGAGGAATCTCTTATGGGAAATGCACATGAGTTTAGTACTGTAGCGTGTGCAGGTGGAGCAGTACGGCATGCTCGGCCGGATCACACAGCCTGCCAGTGCCCACGGAAATCCCTCCCGGCCGCCCGGTTTGCTGCCGCGCCCTCCCAGCCAGAGCTAGATTCTTTTGTTCGCGCGAGAGATAGATCGATGGAGCAGTACGTGTGCGCAGCAGGGGTCGCCTCGCCTGCACCGAGCGCTGCAGCCTGCAGCCTGCAGGCCTGGCCTGAGCAGAGACAAAGCAGACGACCCCTAGCATGGCTACCAGCCTAGCACTGCTGCGTAGCTAGAGTTTTCTTTTCACTTCACTTATCAGTAGACTGTACCTTTCGAAATTTACTAATGTGTCGATAGGTGTACGATTGCCACGAGGGCTTCCCGCAAACTAGAATTGACGATTGTTTATTCCAACTGTCCACGAGTCCGGTTGAGGGGAGAAGACTAGCTTTGTAACAGTGAAATTTCCAGGAAATTCTTTCGGCATGCAACCAGGTCTTCCCACTGCAGGAAAACAGGATATTTTCGTCGGCGGGTaaatgccgacgaaaatagctatttttatCGGCCAACCGACGAAAacaggccgacgaaataaagtCGACAAAAATAGGAGCTTTTTCATTggctgccgacgaaaataatggtattttcgtcggccaattcggccgacgaaaata
The genomic region above belongs to Panicum hallii strain FIL2 chromosome 4, PHallii_v3.1, whole genome shotgun sequence and contains:
- the LOC112889123 gene encoding protein UNUSUAL FLORAL ORGANS, which encodes MMHQPPHHLPRLLPSSSSSSETAEMDPRVWRRLPQPLVDRVLACLPTPSFLRLRAACRRFYSLLYSSPFLHSHLLLSPHLPFFAFAVPSAGHLSLLDPTRQAPSWSRLPLPLPAPGAGQAFSPAAASAGLLAFLSDASGHKTLLLANPITRLLAPLPLCPNARLSPTVGLAAGPTSFIAVMAGDDLVSPFAVKNISADTFVADAASVPPSGFWAPSSLLPRLSSLDPRAGMAFASGRFYCMSSSPFAVLVFDVAANEWSKVQPPMRRFLRSPALVELGGGREREARVALVAAVEKSRLSVPRSVRVWTLRGGHHGGAAGGGGAWTEVARMPPDVHAQFAAAEAGRGFECAAHGDFVVLAPRGPASPVLVFDSRHDEWRWAPPCPYPYVGGIGIGAGFRVFAYEPRLATPAIGLLDATAPAALHGMQG